The following coding sequences lie in one Haladaptatus sp. DJG-WS-42 genomic window:
- a CDS encoding lipoyl domain-containing protein has protein sequence MSGTAVLVDSAAIWPADAMDVDEGVVSNWFVREGATVEAGDTICEIQIEKVSVDVPAPQSGTLVKRLVGENEEFRRGDSLARIEP, from the coding sequence ATGAGCGGAACGGCTGTCCTCGTCGACTCGGCGGCGATTTGGCCAGCGGACGCGATGGACGTAGACGAAGGCGTCGTCTCGAACTGGTTCGTCCGCGAGGGTGCGACCGTCGAGGCTGGCGACACCATCTGCGAGATTCAAATCGAGAAGGTGAGCGTTGACGTGCCCGCCCCGCAGTCTGGAACCCTCGTCAAACGACTCGTCGGCGAGAACGAGGAGTTTCGCCGGGGCGACTCGCTCGCGCGAATCGAACCGTAA
- a CDS encoding aminopeptidase: MDERVCEHARTLVNWSARIERGDTVIVNVGEDAHDLGVAVAEELGNVGATMFVTYSSAEMLRGYLKNHDGDFDEVRGPELAAYENADSVLFLGGGFNTTELADVESDVRQAYNRATNAAREARMDTDWVSTVHPTRSLAQQAGMSYAEYQDFVYNAVLRDWESLAEEMAQMKDILDAGSEVRLVKEDTDLTMSIEGRIAVNSGASVAYDSHNLPSGEVFTAPYDTEGTVYFDVPMTLNGKRVRDVHLIFEDGEVVEFSAEQNEAILEEILDTDEGARRLGELGIGMNRGIDRFTDSILFDEKMGDTVHLAVGRAYDSNIPEGEEGNKSAVHADMITDMSEESRIEVDGEVVQRNGLFRWEDGFENEA; this comes from the coding sequence ATGGACGAGCGAGTGTGCGAACACGCCCGAACCCTCGTAAACTGGAGTGCGCGAATCGAACGCGGCGATACCGTCATTGTCAACGTCGGCGAAGACGCCCACGACCTCGGTGTGGCCGTCGCAGAGGAATTGGGGAACGTGGGCGCGACCATGTTCGTCACCTACAGCTCGGCTGAGATGCTCCGTGGCTACCTCAAAAACCACGACGGCGACTTCGACGAGGTGCGCGGCCCCGAACTCGCCGCCTACGAGAACGCAGACAGCGTGCTCTTTCTCGGCGGCGGGTTCAACACCACCGAACTCGCAGACGTCGAAAGTGACGTGCGACAGGCGTACAACCGCGCGACCAACGCCGCCCGGGAAGCCCGGATGGACACCGACTGGGTCTCGACCGTTCACCCGACCCGGTCGCTCGCCCAGCAAGCCGGGATGTCGTATGCAGAATACCAAGACTTCGTCTACAACGCCGTGCTCCGCGACTGGGAGTCACTCGCAGAAGAGATGGCACAAATGAAAGACATCCTCGACGCGGGAAGCGAAGTTCGCCTCGTCAAGGAGGACACCGACCTCACCATGTCCATCGAGGGACGCATCGCCGTGAACTCCGGGGCGTCGGTGGCCTACGACTCGCACAACCTGCCCTCGGGTGAGGTGTTCACCGCCCCCTACGATACCGAGGGAACCGTCTACTTCGACGTGCCGATGACGCTCAACGGCAAGCGCGTGCGCGACGTCCACCTCATCTTCGAAGACGGCGAAGTCGTGGAGTTCAGCGCCGAGCAAAACGAGGCGATACTCGAAGAAATCTTGGACACCGACGAGGGCGCACGCCGACTCGGAGAGTTAGGCATCGGCATGAACCGCGGCATTGACCGCTTCACCGACTCCATTCTGTTTGACGAAAAGATGGGCGACACCGTCCACCTCGCGGTGGGCCGGGCCTACGACTCGAACATCCCAGAGGGCGAAGAAGGCAACAAAAGCGCCGTCCACGCGGACATGATTACGGACATGAGCGAAGAGTCGCGCATCGAAGTTGACGGCGAGGTTGTCCAGCGGAATGGTTTGTTCCGGTGGGAAGACGGGTTCGAAAACGAAGCCTAA
- a CDS encoding ATP-binding protein: MTLIGGDKEELAAYLGRRFDTNGELTEDVYLDLNNPHMVTICGKRGTGKSHTLGVLMEELMTLPAAAKGNLSGIIVDAMGIYWSLQVENPESDSLNDWGLSPQSYPVSVYYPAGLEDKYEEAKEYFHKGFELYPSELDVGDWLFLLDIDETQAQSGLLARVIEQAEEDYGKYYDLSDLIDRVEASSEAGNIKEALLRRLNKAQGWGIFSASGSQIDDIVQGGEFVVLDLSGAGALPWNVRTMLTAILVRKMYNKRSFERSREEVRRIRGEDHSTEFPLVWLFLDEAHLFAPSGYNEPSSDPLIEWVRQGRRPGLSLVMATQQPGALDSRILSQCDTLIVHRLTAGQDSDAVGDKISELHDSKKISHYMTQIPKEPGYAYIMNDRSESINPVKVRPRRSWHAGGSAKLDEYLD, encoded by the coding sequence ATGACGCTCATCGGTGGTGACAAGGAAGAACTCGCTGCGTATCTCGGTCGGAGATTTGACACTAATGGAGAACTCACCGAGGACGTGTATCTAGATCTCAACAACCCTCATATGGTCACCATTTGTGGCAAGCGAGGAACTGGCAAGTCGCACACGCTAGGGGTTCTAATGGAGGAGCTAATGACTCTTCCAGCGGCGGCCAAAGGAAACCTTTCTGGCATCATCGTAGATGCAATGGGTATCTACTGGAGTTTGCAGGTCGAGAATCCTGAATCAGATAGTTTGAATGATTGGGGGCTATCCCCCCAGTCGTACCCAGTCTCTGTCTATTATCCAGCTGGATTGGAGGATAAGTACGAGGAAGCAAAGGAATATTTCCACAAAGGGTTCGAACTTTACCCCTCAGAGCTGGACGTCGGTGATTGGCTATTTCTCCTCGACATTGATGAGACGCAAGCGCAGTCAGGCCTCCTTGCCCGGGTTATCGAACAGGCAGAGGAAGATTACGGTAAGTACTACGACCTCTCTGATCTCATCGACAGGGTCGAAGCGTCTTCGGAAGCAGGAAATATTAAAGAAGCGTTGCTCCGTCGGCTTAATAAAGCCCAAGGTTGGGGAATATTTAGTGCCTCTGGGAGTCAGATAGACGACATAGTACAAGGGGGTGAGTTCGTCGTTCTAGACCTAAGTGGGGCGGGAGCACTCCCATGGAACGTTCGAACAATGCTCACCGCGATTCTTGTCCGGAAGATGTACAACAAGCGGAGCTTCGAACGAAGTCGTGAGGAAGTCCGACGTATCCGTGGGGAAGATCACTCCACCGAATTCCCGCTGGTGTGGCTCTTTCTTGATGAAGCACACCTGTTCGCTCCATCGGGATACAATGAGCCGAGCTCGGACCCACTTATCGAGTGGGTCCGCCAAGGTCGTCGACCTGGGCTGTCATTGGTGATGGCAACACAACAACCGGGAGCATTGGACAGTCGCATCCTGTCACAGTGTGATACTCTCATCGTTCATCGGTTGACTGCTGGCCAGGATTCGGATGCGGTAGGCGATAAAATCTCTGAACTCCATGACTCAAAAAAGATTAGCCATTACATGACTCAGATTCCAAAGGAACCAGGGTACGCGTATATAATGAATGACAGGAGTGAATCAATTAACCCCGTGAAAGTTCGCCCCCGCCGGAGTTGGCACGCTGGAGGCAGCGCGAAGCTGGACGAGTATCTGGATTAG
- a CDS encoding thiamine pyrophosphate-dependent dehydrogenase E1 component subunit alpha: protein MPSVTELKEMYENMVTARYYEERLQEEYLEGKQPAFDISAGPIPGELHLAAGHEASGAGVCQHLRDDDTVTGPHRPHHIAIAKGVDLNKMTAEIFGRETGLCKGKGGHMHLFDSTKNFACSGIIAQGCPTAVGAALAAKKRGLDSVAVAFLGEGAIDQGGFFESLNLAQVQQLPVVFVIEDNDWAISMPKDRVTDVKDGSMRAKGHGMPGERIDSNDAIAVYEAAKEAVSRARNGNGPTLLEVQVHRHMGHFMGDAEAYRPDDEIERIKKLDPIPRLEKDLLNEGVEQSELDEIRTRSHERVDEAIAWAKEQPEPEPHEALEDVFHNPPEEWVEAANMAAAQEGDD from the coding sequence ATGCCAAGCGTTACCGAACTCAAAGAAATGTACGAGAACATGGTAACAGCGCGTTACTATGAAGAGCGCCTCCAGGAGGAATACCTGGAGGGGAAACAACCGGCGTTCGACATCTCCGCCGGCCCGATTCCGGGGGAGTTGCATCTTGCAGCCGGTCACGAGGCCTCGGGGGCGGGGGTCTGTCAACACCTGCGCGATGACGACACCGTCACCGGCCCACACCGGCCCCACCACATCGCCATCGCCAAAGGCGTTGACCTGAACAAGATGACGGCGGAGATTTTCGGCAGAGAAACCGGCCTGTGCAAGGGCAAAGGCGGGCACATGCACCTGTTCGACTCGACCAAAAATTTCGCGTGCAGTGGCATTATCGCCCAAGGCTGTCCGACCGCCGTCGGCGCGGCCTTGGCTGCGAAAAAGCGCGGCCTCGACTCCGTTGCTGTCGCGTTTCTCGGTGAGGGGGCCATCGACCAAGGCGGCTTCTTCGAGTCGCTGAACTTAGCGCAGGTCCAGCAACTTCCGGTCGTCTTCGTCATCGAGGACAACGACTGGGCCATCAGCATGCCAAAAGACCGTGTCACGGACGTGAAAGACGGCTCGATGCGCGCGAAGGGCCACGGCATGCCCGGCGAACGCATCGACTCGAACGACGCGATTGCCGTCTATGAAGCCGCAAAAGAGGCGGTCAGCCGCGCCCGCAACGGCAACGGGCCAACCCTCCTTGAGGTACAGGTCCACCGCCACATGGGCCATTTCATGGGCGACGCAGAAGCCTACCGGCCGGACGACGAAATCGAGCGCATCAAGAAACTCGACCCGATTCCGCGCCTCGAAAAAGACCTGTTAAACGAAGGCGTCGAGCAATCGGAACTCGACGAGATTCGCACGCGCTCACACGAGCGCGTAGACGAGGCGATTGCGTGGGCGAAAGAGCAACCGGAACCGGAGCCCCACGAGGCGCTCGAAGACGTGTTCCACAACCCACCGGAGGAGTGGGTCGAAGCGGCGAACATGGCCGCTGCACAGGAGGGTGATGACTGA
- the gnd gene encoding phosphogluconate dehydrogenase (NAD(+)-dependent, decarboxylating), with amino-acid sequence MQLGVIGLGRMGQIVVSRVLAAGHDVVAFDLDEEAVATAAEAGAKPAATLDDFLAQLGEQKRIWLMVPAGDAVDATLAELNPELTDEDIVVDGGNSFFKESTRRAEACPAAYLDCGTSGGPAGAELGFSLMVGGPEWAYNELTPVFDAVATGPAGHDRMGPAGSGHYVKMVHNGVEYVLMQAYGEGFDLLANGRYDLDLEAVARTWNNGAVIRSWLLELCEEAFAEEGNDLGDVADHVAGGSTGTWTVQEALEQEVPVPLIYQSLAERFESRTDERFARRLANRLRYGFGRHEVARKDD; translated from the coding sequence ATGCAACTTGGCGTCATCGGACTCGGCAGAATGGGGCAAATCGTCGTCTCTCGCGTGCTTGCAGCGGGGCACGACGTGGTCGCCTTCGACCTCGACGAAGAAGCCGTCGCCACGGCCGCGGAAGCTGGCGCGAAGCCCGCCGCCACGCTCGACGACTTTCTCGCACAGCTCGGTGAACAAAAGCGCATCTGGCTCATGGTGCCCGCGGGCGACGCGGTGGACGCCACGCTCGCGGAGCTGAATCCGGAACTCACCGACGAGGACATCGTCGTGGACGGCGGCAACTCCTTTTTCAAGGAATCGACGCGCCGAGCCGAAGCGTGTCCGGCGGCCTATCTCGACTGTGGGACCTCCGGCGGCCCGGCGGGCGCAGAACTCGGCTTCTCGCTCATGGTCGGCGGCCCCGAGTGGGCGTACAACGAACTGACGCCGGTGTTCGACGCCGTCGCAACCGGCCCGGCGGGCCACGACCGCATGGGTCCTGCTGGCTCCGGCCACTACGTGAAGATGGTACACAACGGCGTCGAGTACGTCCTCATGCAGGCCTACGGCGAGGGCTTCGACCTGCTCGCAAACGGCCGGTACGACCTCGACTTAGAGGCCGTTGCCCGGACGTGGAACAACGGCGCGGTCATCCGGTCGTGGCTCCTCGAACTCTGTGAGGAAGCCTTCGCAGAGGAGGGCAACGACTTGGGCGACGTCGCAGACCACGTCGCCGGTGGTTCGACGGGCACGTGGACGGTGCAGGAAGCGCTCGAACAGGAAGTTCCCGTCCCGCTCATCTACCAGTCGCTCGCAGAACGCTTCGAGAGCCGCACCGACGAGCGCTTCGCGCGGCGACTCGCAAACCGGCTTCGCTACGGCTTCGGCCGCCACGAAGTCGCGCGCAAGGACGACTGA
- a CDS encoding 2Fe-2S iron-sulfur cluster-binding protein, whose protein sequence is MVEVLGVALGALLTLIAVALHYSTGTAKSLPEDITDQVLERRAASVAETDFPEPMNRSIGGGGAVGAVAGGEAGGELEEGGDAAGSSSPADIPEDEIEYFEIEYAKEGKTIEVANNETILDAGEDEGWDLPYACRQGQCISCAGKVASGENAEDYVVHDNQQMLGEEELGKGYMLTCVAYPKKPFTLETGETP, encoded by the coding sequence ATGGTTGAAGTACTGGGTGTCGCGCTCGGGGCGCTGTTAACGCTCATCGCGGTGGCCTTGCACTATTCGACGGGAACGGCCAAGTCGCTTCCAGAGGACATCACCGACCAAGTCCTCGAACGGCGCGCCGCATCCGTCGCAGAAACGGATTTCCCCGAACCGATGAACCGCTCGATTGGTGGCGGCGGCGCTGTCGGCGCAGTCGCTGGGGGCGAAGCTGGCGGCGAACTCGAAGAAGGCGGCGACGCCGCTGGTTCGTCGAGCCCAGCCGACATCCCCGAAGACGAAATCGAGTACTTCGAAATCGAGTACGCGAAAGAAGGGAAAACGATCGAAGTCGCAAACAACGAGACGATTCTCGACGCGGGCGAAGACGAAGGCTGGGACCTCCCCTACGCCTGCCGTCAGGGCCAGTGTATCTCCTGTGCGGGGAAGGTCGCCTCCGGCGAGAACGCAGAGGACTACGTCGTCCACGACAACCAGCAGATGCTCGGCGAGGAGGAACTCGGCAAGGGCTACATGCTGACCTGCGTTGCCTACCCGAAGAAACCGTTCACGCTCGAAACCGGCGAGACGCCATAG
- a CDS encoding valine--tRNA ligase → MTEMQETYDPDTIERKWRDTWEGSDVYAYEGDEERPDYIIDTPPPYPTGDFHIGNALGWCYMDFAARYHRLKGDDVLFPQGWDCHGLPTEVKVEENNDIHRTDVPRDEFRQMCIEHTESQIDAMYETMQTLGFSQDWNHEFRTMDPSYWGKTQRSFVEMADKDLVYRDEHPVNWCPRCETAIADAEVENIDREGTLYYITFPGVENDDIEIATTRPELLSACVGMAVSPDDERYADRIGDTFEVPLFGQEVELLADDDVDGDFGTGAVMICTFGDKQDVRWWAEHGLDLRAVFTEDGHLNDLAGEFEGLTIADAKEAIAEKLDAEGYLNDTNPTEQSVGACWRCDTPIEILSKEQWFIRVDTDEIMAKAQEIEWIPEHMYTRLEDWAEGMEWDWVISRQRVFATPIPVWFCDDCDHVHVATTDDLPVDPTDAGPSIGACPECGGDNWRGETDVMDTWMDSSISAMHVAGWPEQEFSPVQLREQGHDIIRTWAFYTILRTAALTDEIPWEEALINGMVFGEDGHKMSKSRNNFVQPEEVVEEHSADAFRQAIALGGQPGSDIQFQWKEVTSATRFQTKVWNITRFALQHLDEETPEIQDPAYRDADKWILSKLARTADEVADDMDAYRFDAALRKVREFVWHDLADDYLELIKGRLYEGRPGERNAARHALYTALTSSLVMLAPFAPFFAAEAYSHLPGGEETVHQAPWPVLKFEDEEAEARGDLVANAASTIRAWKSEEGMALNAELDRIELYPDDDLSIDTYDLSGTVNAPVYIEQGVPAVDLVPVGVDPDHSVIGPKFRGKAGAVIAALEAADPAELKKEKRTGEVELEVDGETITLDADAFDIEEEQQAATGEEVEVLEIEGATLLLFP, encoded by the coding sequence ATGACAGAGATGCAAGAGACCTACGACCCCGACACGATAGAGCGAAAATGGCGCGACACGTGGGAAGGCTCCGACGTGTACGCCTACGAGGGCGACGAAGAGCGCCCCGACTACATCATCGACACGCCGCCGCCGTACCCGACCGGTGACTTCCACATCGGCAACGCCCTTGGTTGGTGTTACATGGACTTCGCCGCCCGGTATCACCGCCTGAAAGGCGACGACGTGCTGTTCCCACAGGGCTGGGACTGCCACGGGCTGCCGACCGAAGTCAAAGTTGAGGAGAACAACGACATCCACCGGACGGACGTGCCCCGCGACGAGTTCCGCCAGATGTGTATCGAGCACACCGAGTCGCAAATCGACGCAATGTACGAGACGATGCAGACCCTCGGGTTCAGCCAGGACTGGAACCACGAGTTCCGCACCATGGACCCCTCCTACTGGGGGAAAACCCAGCGCTCGTTCGTCGAGATGGCGGACAAAGACCTCGTCTACCGCGACGAACACCCCGTCAACTGGTGTCCGCGCTGTGAGACGGCCATCGCAGACGCCGAAGTCGAGAACATCGACCGCGAAGGGACCCTCTACTACATCACCTTCCCCGGCGTCGAAAACGACGACATCGAAATCGCCACCACGCGTCCAGAACTGCTCTCGGCGTGTGTCGGCATGGCCGTGAGCCCCGACGACGAACGCTACGCAGACCGCATCGGCGACACCTTCGAGGTGCCGCTGTTCGGCCAAGAAGTCGAACTCCTCGCTGACGACGACGTGGACGGCGACTTCGGAACCGGCGCGGTCATGATCTGTACCTTCGGGGACAAACAGGACGTTCGCTGGTGGGCAGAACACGGCTTAGACCTGCGTGCGGTGTTCACCGAAGACGGCCACCTGAACGACCTCGCAGGCGAGTTCGAGGGGCTGACCATCGCAGACGCGAAGGAAGCCATCGCTGAGAAACTCGACGCAGAAGGTTACCTGAACGACACCAACCCCACCGAACAGTCCGTCGGCGCGTGCTGGCGCTGTGACACCCCTATCGAAATCCTGAGCAAAGAACAGTGGTTCATCCGCGTCGATACGGACGAAATCATGGCGAAGGCGCAGGAAATCGAGTGGATTCCAGAGCACATGTACACCCGCTTAGAAGACTGGGCGGAAGGCATGGAGTGGGACTGGGTTATCTCCCGCCAGCGCGTGTTCGCCACGCCGATTCCGGTCTGGTTCTGTGACGACTGCGACCACGTCCACGTTGCAACCACCGACGACCTGCCCGTTGACCCAACCGACGCTGGCCCGTCCATCGGAGCGTGTCCCGAGTGTGGCGGCGACAACTGGCGCGGGGAGACGGACGTGATGGACACGTGGATGGATTCCTCCATCTCCGCGATGCACGTCGCAGGCTGGCCAGAACAGGAGTTTTCGCCCGTCCAGCTGCGCGAGCAGGGCCACGACATCATCCGCACGTGGGCGTTCTACACCATCCTCCGCACCGCGGCGCTCACCGACGAAATTCCGTGGGAAGAGGCGCTCATCAACGGCATGGTGTTCGGCGAAGACGGCCACAAAATGTCGAAGTCACGCAACAACTTCGTCCAACCAGAAGAAGTCGTCGAGGAACACTCGGCCGACGCCTTCCGCCAAGCCATCGCGCTCGGCGGCCAACCCGGCTCTGACATCCAGTTCCAGTGGAAGGAAGTCACGAGCGCGACGCGCTTCCAGACGAAGGTGTGGAACATCACGCGCTTCGCCCTCCAGCATCTCGATGAGGAGACGCCGGAGATTCAAGACCCTGCCTACCGCGACGCGGACAAGTGGATTCTCTCGAAACTCGCACGCACGGCCGACGAAGTGGCAGACGACATGGACGCCTACCGCTTCGATGCCGCGCTCCGGAAGGTCCGAGAGTTCGTCTGGCACGACCTCGCAGACGACTATCTCGAACTCATCAAAGGCCGCCTCTACGAGGGTCGCCCCGGCGAGCGCAACGCTGCCCGCCACGCCCTCTACACGGCGCTCACCTCCTCGCTCGTGATGCTCGCGCCGTTCGCGCCGTTCTTCGCGGCGGAAGCCTACAGCCACCTCCCCGGTGGCGAGGAGACGGTTCACCAAGCCCCGTGGCCAGTGCTGAAGTTCGAAGACGAGGAGGCAGAGGCTCGCGGTGACCTCGTCGCCAACGCCGCCTCGACCATCCGTGCGTGGAAATCCGAGGAAGGCATGGCGCTCAACGCCGAACTCGATCGCATCGAACTCTACCCCGATGACGACCTCTCGATTGACACTTACGACCTCTCTGGCACCGTCAACGCCCCGGTCTACATCGAGCAGGGCGTCCCTGCTGTCGACCTCGTCCCGGTCGGCGTCGACCCAGACCACAGCGTCATCGGGCCGAAGTTCCGCGGCAAAGCAGGCGCGGTCATCGCCGCACTCGAGGCCGCAGACCCAGCCGAATTGAAGAAAGAAAAGCGCACGGGCGAAGTTGAGTTAGAGGTCGACGGCGAGACCATCACCCTCGACGCGGACGCCTTCGACATCGAAGAAGAACAGCAGGCCGCGACGGGCGAAGAGGTCGAAGTCCTCGAAATCGAGGGCGCGACGCTCCTCTTGTTCCCATAG
- a CDS encoding MATE family efflux transporter, with translation MSSGQTQSSITEGGLARPMFRLALPIVITQLLQVAYNIADTLWLGRLSTAAVGAMSLAFPLIFLLLSVGGGFTVAGSTLVAQYTGAKSEGSAGKVAGQTVSFVTLLAIALGILGFFVTEPMLGILPSDPETALEVVPLAADYMRVFFLGTPFLFGFFVFSALMRGYGNTRTPMRIMAISVALNVVLDPIFIFGWFGFPALGIEGAALATLVSRAIATGLGFYVLFQTTSGPDVRLSDLTPDLDIIKKIVSIGVPSALEQSASALAMITLTAMVITFSTPVVAAYGLGNRLISLVFLPAMGLGRATNTMVGQNLGAQQTARAERAVKLAAAVGAGVMLGVAVIAALFPEPIVGVFLDTGTADAAETIRLGSEYLRIRSVEFAFIGVLQVLLGAYRGAGNTKTALVFSMVALWLGRVPTVYYLAFVEGMGPTGIWWGMALGNIVGAIAAAAWFTRGTWKRSVIDQPGKAMADGED, from the coding sequence GTGAGTAGTGGCCAGACCCAGAGTTCGATAACCGAGGGGGGGCTGGCCCGACCGATGTTCCGCTTGGCGCTGCCAATTGTCATCACACAGCTCCTCCAGGTCGCCTACAACATCGCCGACACCCTGTGGCTTGGCCGCCTTTCGACGGCCGCCGTCGGCGCGATGAGCCTCGCGTTTCCGCTCATCTTCCTCCTCCTCTCTGTTGGCGGCGGGTTCACCGTTGCCGGGAGCACGCTCGTCGCCCAGTACACCGGCGCGAAGAGCGAAGGCTCCGCGGGCAAAGTTGCGGGCCAGACGGTGTCGTTCGTCACGCTGCTCGCCATCGCGCTTGGCATCCTCGGCTTTTTCGTCACTGAGCCAATGCTCGGTATCCTCCCAAGCGACCCCGAAACCGCACTCGAAGTCGTCCCGCTTGCCGCAGACTACATGCGCGTGTTCTTCCTCGGGACGCCGTTCCTGTTCGGCTTTTTTGTCTTCTCCGCGCTGATGCGCGGTTACGGCAACACCCGCACGCCCATGCGCATCATGGCCATCAGCGTCGCGCTCAACGTCGTGTTAGACCCCATCTTCATCTTCGGCTGGTTTGGCTTCCCCGCCCTCGGCATCGAAGGCGCGGCACTCGCCACGCTCGTCTCCAGAGCCATCGCCACCGGCCTCGGGTTCTACGTGCTGTTCCAGACCACCTCCGGCCCGGACGTGCGCCTTTCTGACCTCACCCCCGACCTCGATATCATCAAGAAAATCGTCTCCATCGGCGTCCCGAGCGCGCTCGAACAATCCGCAAGCGCGCTGGCGATGATTACGCTCACCGCCATGGTCATCACGTTCTCGACGCCCGTCGTCGCCGCCTACGGCCTCGGCAACCGGCTCATCTCGCTCGTGTTCCTCCCCGCGATGGGCCTCGGGCGGGCGACCAACACGATGGTTGGCCAGAACCTCGGCGCACAGCAAACTGCTCGTGCCGAACGCGCCGTCAAACTCGCCGCCGCCGTCGGCGCGGGCGTCATGCTCGGCGTCGCCGTCATCGCCGCACTGTTCCCCGAACCCATCGTCGGCGTGTTCCTCGACACGGGTACGGCAGACGCCGCGGAAACCATCCGCCTCGGCAGCGAATACCTTCGGATTCGTTCGGTGGAGTTCGCCTTCATCGGCGTCCTCCAAGTCCTCCTCGGGGCCTACCGTGGCGCGGGCAACACGAAGACGGCGCTCGTCTTCTCCATGGTCGCCCTCTGGCTTGGCCGCGTCCCGACGGTCTACTACCTCGCCTTCGTCGAAGGCATGGGTCCGACCGGCATCTGGTGGGGCATGGCCCTCGGCAACATCGTCGGCGCAATCGCCGCCGCCGCGTGGTTCACCCGCGGCACGTGGAAGCGTTCGGTCATCGACCAACCCGGCAAAGCAATGGCCGACGGCGAAGACTGA
- a CDS encoding alpha-ketoacid dehydrogenase subunit beta codes for MTQQVAERELTMSRAMVEAIKQEMDANEEVFVMGEDVADYGGIFSSTTGLLDEFGRDRVMDVPISETAFIGAAVGAAQAGMRPIAELMFVDFFGVAMDQIYNQMAKNTYMSGGGVSVPMVLMTAVGGTYSDAGQHSQTLYGTFAHLPGMKVVVPSTAYDAKGLMHSAIRDDDPVVFMFHKRLMGLGWMPSPEGPKTDVPEEPYTIPFGQADIKREGADATVVTLGLHVHRACEAARELADEGIETEIIDLRTLVPFDTKTVVDSVRKTGRLIVVDEDYRSFGLTGEVITRVAEHALDDLEEVRRLAIPDVPIPYARPLETAINPSAKQIADAIRDTQ; via the coding sequence ATGACGCAACAAGTCGCAGAGCGGGAACTGACGATGAGTCGCGCGATGGTCGAGGCCATCAAACAGGAGATGGACGCCAACGAAGAAGTGTTCGTCATGGGCGAAGACGTGGCCGACTACGGCGGCATCTTCAGCTCCACGACGGGCCTGCTCGACGAGTTCGGCCGCGACCGCGTGATGGACGTACCAATCAGCGAGACGGCGTTCATCGGCGCGGCCGTCGGCGCGGCCCAAGCCGGGATGCGCCCGATTGCGGAACTCATGTTCGTCGATTTCTTCGGCGTTGCGATGGACCAAATTTACAACCAGATGGCGAAGAACACGTACATGAGCGGCGGTGGCGTGAGCGTCCCGATGGTGCTCATGACCGCCGTTGGCGGGACGTACTCAGATGCGGGCCAACACTCCCAGACGCTGTACGGCACCTTCGCCCACTTGCCGGGCATGAAGGTCGTCGTGCCCTCGACGGCGTACGACGCGAAGGGGCTGATGCACAGCGCGATTCGAGACGACGACCCTGTGGTATTCATGTTCCATAAGCGGCTCATGGGCCTCGGCTGGATGCCGTCGCCTGAAGGGCCGAAGACGGACGTCCCCGAAGAGCCGTACACGATTCCGTTCGGCCAAGCCGACATCAAGCGCGAGGGAGCAGACGCCACCGTTGTCACCCTCGGACTCCACGTCCATCGCGCGTGCGAGGCCGCCCGCGAACTCGCAGACGAGGGCATCGAGACGGAGATTATCGACCTCCGGACGCTCGTCCCGTTCGACACCAAGACGGTCGTTGACTCGGTGCGCAAAACGGGACGGCTCATCGTCGTGGACGAGGACTACCGCTCCTTTGGCCTCACCGGTGAGGTCATCACGCGGGTCGCAGAACACGCCTTAGACGACTTAGAGGAGGTTCGCAGACTCGCCATCCCGGACGTCCCGATTCCGTACGCCCGGCCGCTCGAAACCGCCATCAACCCGAGCGCAAAGCAGATTGCAGACGCCATCCGCGACACCCAATGA